Within Alphaproteobacteria bacterium, the genomic segment AAGGCGAGATAACGCCTGCGTTGCCCAGGCTGGTTCCCTGGCCCGGCTCGTCGCGCTCGATAAGCCGGACACCGGCGCCCTTTTCGAGCAATGAGAGCGCACAACAAATACCTACAATGCCGCCGCCAACGATGGTTACAGTGCTATTGCTCTCGTGAGGCCTCCGCCTATCTTTCCTTCTTTTTGCGCTGACGATTGTCCCTTGGAACTGCTGGTGCTTCAATAGCGGCATGAATCGCTCTGCTATCAGCAGGTGGCCCTTGCCCCTTCGTGCTGATCATTGCCCACAATCATGTTGTTGAGCATCCTGTTCCGAGCCACGAAATGAGCCGAGCCGACCGAATATTCAGCGTTGCCGATGCTCGGACCCATGCCCAGCGGCGCATGCCGCGCATGGTGTTCGACTATGTCGACGGTGCCGCCGGTAGCGAGGCCGGCAACCGCCTCAACTGCGAAGTTCTCGATGCCATCCGCCTGCTGCCCCGGGTGCTGATCAACGTCGAGGAACGCAGCCTGACGAAGTCCTTCCTGGGCCGCGATTGGGGGCTGCCTTTCGGTATCGCACCGATGGGCATGTGCAACCTGACTTGGCCGGGAGCCGACGCCATCCTGGCCCGGGCGGCGGCGCGCCACGACATTCCGCTTTGCCTCTCGACGGCTGCTTCCAGCACCATCGAGCGGACCCGTGAGCGAGCCGGGGAAAACGCCTGGTTCCAGCTCTATGTCGGGCATTCCCAGGAGGTCTCGATGGATCTGGTGCGCCGCGCCGACGAGGCCGGCTACGAGGTCCTGATGCTGACCGTCGACGTGCCCCAGGTATCGCACCGGCTGCGCGATCTGAAGAACGGTTTCCAGGTTCCCTTTCGCATCGGGCCGCGTCAATTCCTCGATTTCGCCCGGCACCCTTCCTGGTCGCTGGGCACGCTTGCGGCAGGTGTGCCGGTGACCGCCAATTTCACCGACTACGTGGACAGCAAGAGCACCGACAAGGTGTTCAAGGCCTGGGTTCGCAACGAGGGTCGTGGCCGCATCGACTGGCAATTCCTGGAAATGTTGCGCGAGAGCTGGCCGCGCACCTTGATGGTCAAGGGGGTGTTGGCGCCGGCCGATGCGCTGGTCGCCAAGGAACGCGGCGTCGACGGGCTTTACGTTTCCAACCATGG encodes:
- a CDS encoding FAD-dependent oxidoreductase, coding for MVSAKRRKDRRRPHESNSTVTIVGGGIVGICCALSLLEKGAGVRLIERDEPGQGTSLGNAGVISP
- a CDS encoding alpha-hydroxy acid oxidase, translating into MSRADRIFSVADARTHAQRRMPRMVFDYVDGAAGSEAGNRLNCEVLDAIRLLPRVLINVEERSLTKSFLGRDWGLPFGIAPMGMCNLTWPGADAILARAAARHDIPLCLSTAASSTIERTRERAGENAWFQLYVGHSQEVSMDLVRRADEAGYEVLMLTVDVPQVSHRLRDLKNGFQVPFRIGPRQFLDFARHPSWSLGTLAAGVPVTANFTDYVDSKSTDKVFKAWVRNEGRGRIDWQFLEMLRESWPRTLMVKGVLAPADALVAKERGVDGLYVSNHGGRQLDSAPAAIHMLPLIRRAVGEGYPLLFDSGVRNGESIVKALALGADFVMLGRTWLYDAIGADGEHGMEKMIEVLGEEISLAMAQLGRCQLADIDESLIFHHETAAGTTFE